One window of Nocardia sp. NBC_00508 genomic DNA carries:
- a CDS encoding NADPH:quinone oxidoreductase family protein — protein sequence MKAWRVHELGEPSAVLRLEDVERPEPGPRQILVRVTGTAANFPDVLMCRGHYQVKPSLPFTPGVELCGVVVAVGSEVTEVSIGERVLGGTVLPHGGFAEFAIMDATQSFPAPQSMNDAEAAALYIGYQTGWFGLHRRAGLKAGETLLVHAAAGGVGSAAVQLGKAAGAQVIGVVGGAEKASYAKELGADVVIDRHREDFVEVVKDLTNGRGADVIYDPVGGDVYQRSTKCIAFEGRILVVGFAGGDIQQAALNHALVKNYSIVGLHWGLYNTYDAASVSECHSALSTLAAEGLIRPLVSERLQLEQVADGVQRLADGKTVGRVVYAA from the coding sequence ATGAAGGCGTGGCGGGTACACGAGCTGGGCGAGCCGAGTGCCGTCCTGCGGCTCGAAGACGTAGAGCGCCCGGAACCCGGCCCACGGCAAATCCTGGTACGGGTTACCGGCACCGCCGCCAACTTTCCCGATGTGCTGATGTGCCGCGGCCATTACCAGGTCAAACCGTCTTTGCCATTCACGCCCGGTGTCGAACTGTGCGGCGTAGTCGTCGCGGTGGGATCCGAGGTGACCGAGGTCTCGATCGGCGAACGTGTACTCGGCGGCACCGTTCTGCCGCACGGGGGATTCGCCGAATTCGCGATCATGGATGCGACTCAGTCGTTTCCGGCACCACAGTCGATGAACGATGCCGAAGCGGCGGCGTTGTATATCGGATATCAGACCGGATGGTTCGGATTGCATCGGCGAGCCGGACTGAAAGCGGGAGAAACACTGCTGGTACACGCCGCGGCGGGTGGAGTCGGCAGTGCCGCTGTTCAGCTCGGCAAGGCCGCGGGCGCCCAGGTGATCGGTGTCGTCGGTGGGGCCGAGAAGGCTTCCTATGCCAAAGAATTGGGCGCCGACGTGGTTATCGACCGTCATCGGGAGGACTTCGTCGAAGTAGTGAAAGACCTCACGAACGGCCGCGGCGCCGACGTGATCTACGACCCGGTCGGCGGTGATGTCTATCAGCGGTCCACGAAATGCATCGCTTTCGAAGGCCGGATCTTGGTCGTCGGTTTCGCGGGCGGCGACATCCAGCAGGCGGCACTGAACCACGCCCTGGTCAAGAACTATTCGATCGTCGGCCTGCATTGGGGCCTCTACAACACCTACGACGCCGCTTCGGTGTCCGAATGCCACAGCGCGCTGAGCACGCTCGCCGCCGAGGGGCTGATTCGGCCATTGGTGAGCGAACGACTGCAACTGGAACAGGTCGCCGACGGAGTACAGCGACTCGCGGACGGCAAGACCGTCGGCCGCGTGGTCTACGCGGCGTGA
- a CDS encoding TetR/AcrR family transcriptional regulator produces the protein MARTADDEAAVGEIPSLADTSALREPPLTARGLRTRAALVAAARVVFERDGYLDARLSDITVEAKCSTGSFYTYFSSKEEILQAVLEVSQDDMLHPGMPRLGAEEASPVAVIEASNRAYFEAYKRNAKLMLILDQVAAIDPKFREMRRRRARAFSDRNARSIRDLQEQGLADRELDPQAASRALSGMVGRMAYYAFALEEEASLDDLVRTATRLWTNALKIDESAS, from the coding sequence ATGGCCAGAACGGCCGACGACGAAGCGGCAGTAGGGGAGATCCCCTCGCTGGCCGATACTTCCGCCCTCCGGGAACCCCCTCTTACGGCCCGCGGTTTACGAACGCGGGCGGCGCTGGTGGCCGCGGCCCGAGTGGTGTTCGAACGCGACGGCTACCTCGACGCACGGCTCTCGGATATCACGGTCGAGGCGAAATGCTCCACGGGTAGTTTCTATACGTATTTCTCGAGTAAGGAAGAGATTCTCCAGGCGGTCCTCGAAGTCTCCCAGGACGACATGCTGCATCCGGGGATGCCGCGTCTGGGCGCCGAGGAGGCATCTCCGGTGGCGGTGATCGAGGCGAGCAACCGCGCCTACTTCGAGGCATACAAGCGAAACGCGAAGTTGATGCTGATCCTCGACCAGGTAGCAGCGATCGATCCGAAGTTTCGCGAAATGCGCCGACGCCGCGCACGTGCCTTCTCCGACCGCAACGCTCGATCCATCAGGGATCTCCAGGAACAGGGCCTCGCCGACCGCGAACTCGATCCCCAGGCCGCGTCACGTGCGCTGTCTGGCATGGTCGGCCGGATGGCGTACTACGCGTTCGCCCTCGAGGAAGAGGCTTCGCTCGACGATCTCGTTCGAACAGCTACGCGCCTGTGGACCAACGCACTGAAAATCGACGAGTCGGCTAGCTGA
- a CDS encoding MarR family winged helix-turn-helix transcriptional regulator, with product MDDALAFSALVLALSGQLVQEIHDRVSEQGFEGLRPAHGFAFARISFGGATTADLAEHLGVTKQAAAQLVKELVRKGYVLRRPHPHDARARLLELTEEGWAATRAADQAARAAVAPWREALGEARFRELVADLVQIAPQGPIRPAW from the coding sequence ATGGACGACGCCTTGGCCTTCTCCGCGCTCGTGCTCGCACTCTCGGGACAGTTGGTGCAGGAGATCCACGATCGGGTCTCAGAGCAGGGATTCGAGGGCCTGCGTCCGGCCCACGGGTTCGCCTTCGCCCGCATCTCCTTCGGCGGCGCCACCACGGCCGACCTCGCCGAACATTTGGGGGTGACGAAGCAGGCCGCCGCCCAACTGGTCAAGGAACTGGTCCGCAAGGGATATGTGCTGCGTCGACCGCATCCACACGATGCCCGCGCCAGGCTCCTGGAGCTGACCGAGGAGGGCTGGGCCGCCACCCGCGCCGCCGATCAGGCGGCTCGGGCTGCCGTCGCGCCCTGGCGAGAGGCGCTGGGCGAGGCACGCTTCAGGGAGCTCGTCGCCGATTTGGTCCAGATCGCGCCACAGGGACCGATCCGCCCCGCCTGGTGA
- a CDS encoding NB-ARC domain-containing protein: MGRREKPIDTRSGPIAAFAGDLRKLRASAGNPSYRQMASAALYSPSVLSDAAGGHRLPTLPVTSAFVKACGGDLEEWERRWHEVRGDGAPTEPLTPIGDDIPESGPPRPAQLPIGPHDFVGRLAEFTAASAAMTGMSDCRAPVVVRGPVGIGKTTFALRFAHQLAGDFPDGQLFTDLGARRGHESAPLEVMSGFLHALGILPDQIPDDEMHRIGLYRSMIAERRVIVVLDNVRDEPQVRPLLARSRTSQIVVTSRSRLLGLDGVRRITLEPLSRMEAIDLLRLLIGSDRIRAEHASGLRIAEFCGYLPLALTIAGRKIAAQPGRRLAEIAGRLTDGVNVANWLRIGDIGLAEAVLPAYLSRPPLAKHVLHMLAHGADEVTPTSLARALHISIDSAEYAMDSLIDGGLLHRVSQPDRYVMPSLIGQLLAQEADRFAIRRDQEALNADPLRTVIRFSEGGFAR; this comes from the coding sequence ATGGGGCGACGAGAAAAACCTATCGACACCCGATCCGGCCCGATCGCCGCATTCGCGGGTGATCTACGCAAACTGCGTGCTTCGGCGGGAAATCCGTCCTACCGGCAGATGGCGAGCGCGGCGCTGTACTCCCCCTCGGTGCTGTCCGACGCGGCAGGCGGGCACCGGCTGCCGACACTGCCCGTGACCTCGGCCTTCGTGAAAGCCTGTGGCGGCGACCTCGAGGAGTGGGAAAGACGCTGGCACGAGGTGCGCGGCGACGGCGCACCGACCGAACCGCTGACGCCGATCGGGGACGATATCCCGGAGTCCGGCCCGCCGCGACCAGCGCAGCTGCCGATCGGACCGCACGACTTCGTCGGGCGCCTGGCCGAATTCACCGCTGCCAGCGCCGCGATGACCGGCATGTCCGACTGCAGGGCGCCGGTCGTGGTGCGCGGTCCGGTCGGAATCGGCAAGACCACCTTCGCACTACGGTTTGCCCATCAGCTGGCGGGGGACTTCCCCGACGGCCAGCTTTTCACCGATCTGGGCGCCCGCCGCGGCCACGAGTCCGCTCCGCTGGAGGTGATGTCCGGGTTTCTGCACGCGCTCGGCATACTGCCCGATCAGATACCGGACGACGAGATGCACCGCATCGGCCTGTACCGCTCCATGATCGCCGAACGCCGAGTCATCGTGGTGCTCGACAATGTCCGGGACGAACCGCAGGTCCGGCCGCTACTGGCCCGCTCGCGAACCAGCCAGATCGTGGTGACCAGCCGCTCCCGGCTACTCGGCCTGGACGGCGTACGGCGCATCACGCTCGAACCGCTGTCGCGAATGGAAGCGATCGACCTGTTACGCCTGCTGATCGGCAGCGACCGTATCCGCGCCGAACACGCGTCCGGTCTGCGCATCGCGGAGTTCTGCGGGTACCTGCCGCTCGCGTTGACCATCGCGGGACGCAAGATCGCGGCGCAACCGGGCCGTCGGCTGGCCGAGATCGCCGGGCGGCTGACCGACGGGGTCAATGTGGCGAACTGGCTGCGCATCGGCGATATCGGCCTCGCGGAGGCGGTGTTGCCCGCCTACCTGTCCCGTCCGCCATTGGCCAAGCATGTGCTACACATGCTGGCTCACGGCGCGGACGAGGTTACGCCCACCAGTTTGGCTCGTGCGCTGCACATTTCGATCGACTCCGCCGAATACGCGATGGACAGCCTGATCGACGGCGGTCTGCTGCATCGGGTTTCGCAGCCGGACCGCTATGTGATGCCGTCGCTGATCGGCCAGCTGTTGGCCCAAGAGGCCGACCGGTTCGCCATTCGGCGCGACCAGGAGGCGCTGAATGCCGACCCGCTGCGTACCGTAATCCGTTTCAGTGAAGGCGGTTTCGCTCGCTGA
- a CDS encoding DUF3089 domain-containing protein — translation MRDSRWRRAIAVAACGIGVLAGSPVSAANPVGDAGVMWLCRPDRADDPCRAGSATTVRRTGQPDVQEKPTSAGDTGVDCFYVYPTASLEPTPNSDTEVTPELRAVAQQQAARFSQVCQVYAPVYRQRTVPALVAERAYTPEQRAEMARIAYQDVLQAWRSYSAERDRGRPVVLIGHSQGARMLRQLIREEIEPQSAVRDRILSAILLGGNVVVPKNGDVGGDFHYLPLCRAEQQTRCVLAWQTFGAIPPPDSRFGRNPMTPEELPRPYGPDYEVACTNPSSLDRNEPRTADTVLRANPVPSPLGVELALRHGPSAVAAPTPWLVPAETYRLQCVRSGDANVLMATPEAGSPGLYPVPNATWGLHLVDVEIALGALVRIVASQTRAHHAAHR, via the coding sequence ATGCGAGACAGTCGGTGGCGGCGGGCAATTGCGGTCGCGGCGTGCGGAATCGGGGTGCTGGCGGGGTCGCCGGTGAGCGCGGCGAATCCGGTGGGCGACGCGGGCGTTATGTGGTTGTGCAGGCCGGACCGGGCCGATGATCCGTGCCGCGCTGGTTCGGCGACGACGGTGCGGCGGACGGGGCAGCCGGATGTGCAGGAGAAGCCGACGTCAGCGGGCGACACGGGAGTGGACTGCTTCTATGTGTATCCGACGGCGTCGTTGGAGCCGACACCCAACTCCGATACCGAGGTGACGCCGGAGTTGCGAGCGGTTGCCCAACAGCAGGCGGCGCGTTTTTCCCAAGTGTGTCAGGTGTACGCGCCGGTGTATCGACAACGGACTGTCCCGGCGCTGGTCGCGGAGAGGGCGTACACCCCCGAGCAGCGTGCCGAGATGGCGCGGATCGCGTACCAGGACGTGTTGCAGGCGTGGCGGAGTTACTCCGCCGAGCGCGACCGCGGCAGGCCGGTGGTGCTGATCGGGCATTCCCAGGGTGCGCGCATGCTGCGCCAGCTGATCAGGGAGGAGATCGAACCGCAGTCGGCCGTGCGTGATCGGATCCTGTCCGCGATCCTGCTCGGTGGCAATGTGGTGGTGCCGAAGAACGGTGACGTCGGCGGCGACTTCCACTATCTCCCGCTGTGTCGCGCCGAGCAGCAGACACGGTGCGTCCTCGCCTGGCAGACCTTCGGCGCGATCCCGCCTCCGGACAGCCGATTCGGCCGCAACCCGATGACCCCGGAGGAGCTGCCTCGGCCGTACGGCCCGGACTACGAGGTGGCTTGCACCAACCCGTCCTCACTGGACCGCAATGAACCCCGCACCGCGGACACTGTGCTGCGCGCGAACCCGGTGCCCAGCCCGCTCGGCGTCGAGCTGGCGCTGCGCCATGGACCGTCCGCCGTTGCCGCTCCCACCCCATGGCTGGTCCCCGCGGAAACCTACCGGCTCCAGTGCGTCCGTAGCGGCGACGCGAACGTGCTGATGGCGACCCCGGAAGCGGGCAGCCCCGGGTTGTACCCGGTTCCGAACGCGACGTGGGGTCTGCACCTCGTCGATGTGGAGATCGCGCTGGGCGCGCTGGTGCGTATCGTGGCGTCCCAAACCCGCGCCCATCACGCAGCGCACCGCTGA
- a CDS encoding BTAD domain-containing putative transcriptional regulator: MRGAGADGLLRSVTGGCYQLDIGDDECDLGRFERALARGVESRNADDLEGASRRFAAALAEWSGDAVADLHEFRFAANFAVKMSELQRCTVADRIEADIACGRAAGAIGELTALTADYPLDEQLWRLLITALYRTGRQTDALAACLRIRRNLRQEHGVDPDPQTVALEDAVRNQQVLPDGTSAQRATMRDAPGVRRQAWLRGAGGMPIPIPAAGLCIGRGPGNDVVIDDDNRVSRKHARILHRDEGVFIRDRDSANGVYVNDILIGADTALHDGDLIRLGSTTLRFEARGD, encoded by the coding sequence TTGCGCGGCGCGGGAGCCGACGGACTGCTGCGATCGGTGACCGGCGGCTGCTACCAGCTCGACATCGGTGATGACGAGTGCGACCTGGGTCGGTTCGAGCGCGCTCTCGCCCGCGGGGTCGAGTCGAGGAACGCCGACGATCTCGAGGGCGCATCGCGGCGTTTCGCGGCCGCGCTGGCCGAGTGGAGCGGCGACGCGGTCGCCGACCTGCACGAGTTCCGGTTCGCGGCGAACTTCGCGGTGAAGATGAGCGAGCTGCAGCGCTGCACCGTCGCCGATCGGATCGAGGCGGACATCGCCTGCGGTCGCGCCGCCGGGGCGATCGGCGAATTGACCGCGCTCACTGCCGACTACCCGCTGGACGAGCAGCTCTGGCGGCTGCTGATCACCGCCCTGTACCGGACCGGTCGTCAGACCGACGCGCTGGCCGCCTGCCTGCGCATCCGCCGGAACCTGCGGCAGGAGCATGGCGTCGATCCCGATCCGCAGACCGTGGCGCTGGAGGACGCGGTGCGCAACCAGCAGGTGCTCCCCGATGGCACCTCCGCGCAGCGCGCCACGATGCGAGACGCGCCCGGTGTGCGGCGACAGGCCTGGCTGCGTGGCGCCGGCGGCATGCCGATCCCCATCCCGGCCGCGGGACTGTGCATCGGCCGCGGGCCGGGCAACGACGTGGTCATCGACGACGACAACCGGGTCAGCCGCAAGCACGCGCGCATCCTGCACCGTGACGAGGGTGTGTTCATCCGGGACCGCGACTCGGCGAACGGCGTCTACGTCAACGACATCCTCATCGGGGCCGATACGGCCCTGCACGACGGCGATCTCATCCGCCTCGGTTCCACCACGCTGCGATTCGAGGCGCGCGGCGACTGA
- a CDS encoding serine/threonine-protein kinase yields MSAAELTTGTALAGYVIEKKLGSGGMGTVYLATHPNLPKQVALKVLAETHDTAGFINEARMAAQLEHPNIVDIKDYGEADGALWMSMQYVPGGDLAQVVAGHRRGIAPDRALHILTEVAKALDFAHARGVVHRDIKPANIFLAPGEGGVDRVLVGDFGIARDVDATVTGTASRTDAYAPPEQRAVALAQRCHFTTAVPTGDGYHAVVPSTSDGGRRCLLSFADSHPTGSADRTAAPIEGVRALQDALRRCYHRELPSVDGIYSSATGLAVLYVQDLHRIDQDGVFGPQTSGVMQWPQFRDSDGEFAACTRIGPL; encoded by the coding sequence GTGTCCGCTGCGGAACTGACGACCGGTACAGCGCTCGCGGGGTATGTGATCGAGAAGAAGCTCGGGTCCGGCGGTATGGGCACGGTCTATCTCGCGACGCATCCCAACCTGCCGAAACAGGTCGCACTCAAGGTACTCGCCGAGACCCACGACACCGCGGGATTCATCAACGAGGCACGGATGGCCGCGCAGCTCGAACACCCGAACATCGTGGACATCAAGGACTACGGGGAGGCGGATGGCGCCCTCTGGATGTCGATGCAGTATGTCCCGGGCGGCGATCTCGCTCAGGTGGTGGCCGGGCATCGCAGGGGCATCGCACCGGACCGTGCGTTGCACATCCTCACCGAGGTCGCGAAGGCGCTCGACTTCGCCCATGCGCGCGGTGTCGTTCATCGAGATATCAAGCCCGCCAATATCTTCCTCGCCCCTGGCGAAGGTGGCGTAGACCGGGTGCTGGTCGGCGACTTCGGCATCGCGCGGGATGTGGACGCCACCGTCACCGGGACGGCCAGCCGCACCGACGCGTACGCACCGCCAGAGCAGCGCGCGGTCGCCTTGGCCCAGCGCTGCCATTTCACCACCGCGGTGCCGACCGGCGACGGCTACCACGCGGTAGTGCCGAGTACCTCCGATGGCGGGCGGCGTTGTCTGCTGTCCTTTGCCGACTCCCATCCAACGGGATCGGCGGATCGGACCGCCGCACCCATCGAAGGGGTGCGTGCGCTGCAGGATGCATTGCGCCGCTGCTACCACCGCGAACTTCCCTCGGTAGACGGTATCTACAGCTCCGCGACCGGCCTGGCCGTCCTCTACGTGCAGGATCTGCACCGGATCGATCAGGACGGCGTCTTCGGTCCGCAGACTTCCGGTGTCATGCAGTGGCCGCAATTCCGTGACAGCGACGGCGAATTCGCCGCCTGCACCAGGATCGGGCCGCTGTAG
- a CDS encoding cysteine dioxygenase, translating to MTSSLAVNLKHARDIHPDIDVPLVQEAIHPERTLWTPTELHHLTSEVAAELATPLLDIARFSAEQRWWTRLALTMGVELWLLSWAPGQGTEPHDHGGAAGAFTVSIGQLSEEYLYVGGPVRTAEWQVGDTVAFGPERAHRLRNRSARPAASVHAYSPPLRPVREYRRLTDFAGVMSERSERTEDAAEHSLVPGPSASEAQA from the coding sequence GTGACCAGTTCCCTCGCGGTGAATCTCAAGCACGCCCGGGATATCCATCCCGACATCGACGTGCCGCTGGTTCAGGAGGCGATCCACCCGGAGCGGACACTGTGGACACCCACTGAACTACACCACCTGACCAGCGAGGTGGCCGCGGAACTAGCGACGCCGCTGCTGGATATCGCACGGTTCTCCGCCGAGCAGCGCTGGTGGACTCGGCTCGCGCTGACCATGGGTGTCGAGCTGTGGCTGCTGTCGTGGGCTCCGGGGCAGGGCACGGAACCGCACGACCACGGCGGCGCGGCCGGTGCCTTCACCGTCTCGATCGGCCAGCTCAGCGAGGAGTATCTGTACGTTGGCGGTCCGGTCCGGACAGCGGAATGGCAGGTGGGCGACACGGTCGCATTCGGACCCGAGCGGGCGCACCGGCTCCGCAATCGCAGTGCTCGCCCCGCGGCCTCGGTCCATGCGTATTCGCCACCGCTGCGGCCGGTACGCGAGTACCGCAGGCTGACGGATTTCGCGGGCGTAATGAGCGAGCGCAGCGAGCGAACAGAAGACGCAGCCGAGCACTCGCTCGTGCCGGGGCCGAGCGCTAGCGAGGCGCAGGCATGA
- a CDS encoding MaoC family dehydratase, with protein sequence MQIFHGPTELESAVGTHLGFSDWHTITQEQVDQFAEATGDHQWIHVDPEKAAAGPFGTTVAHGFLTLSLVPMLTQQVYTVQGLSMAVNYGTDKVRFPAPVLVGSRIRAGVEFLSVTAGASGWRAVSRVTIEIEGSNKPACVADSVAVLVP encoded by the coding sequence GTGCAGATATTCCACGGCCCGACCGAGCTGGAGTCCGCGGTCGGTACCCACCTCGGATTCAGCGATTGGCACACGATCACGCAAGAGCAGGTCGATCAGTTCGCGGAAGCGACCGGCGATCACCAGTGGATTCACGTCGACCCGGAGAAGGCGGCCGCGGGACCCTTCGGCACGACCGTCGCGCACGGGTTCCTCACGCTGTCCCTGGTGCCGATGCTGACCCAGCAGGTCTATACCGTGCAGGGCCTGTCCATGGCCGTCAACTATGGCACGGACAAAGTGCGGTTCCCCGCACCGGTTCTGGTCGGATCCAGGATCCGGGCGGGGGTCGAGTTCCTCTCGGTAACCGCAGGCGCCTCGGGCTGGCGGGCGGTCTCGCGCGTGACGATCGAGATCGAAGGCTCGAACAAGCCCGCCTGCGTGGCTGACTCCGTGGCGGTGCTGGTGCCCTGA
- a CDS encoding cupin domain-containing protein — protein sequence MSFIRSTEAVVHEIHGARFTSYVSPATGSRDLAAWRTEVPAGTAGLAHVISHEEAFYVLSGRLRFTIDGEAAELGAGDAAVAPAGSALAVANPTDEPAHMWVTTRVGLSAELADGSTLTPPWAN from the coding sequence ATGTCTTTCATCCGCAGTACCGAGGCCGTCGTTCACGAGATCCACGGCGCCCGCTTCACGTCCTACGTCAGCCCGGCCACCGGCAGCCGGGACCTCGCAGCCTGGCGCACCGAAGTCCCGGCGGGAACCGCGGGGCTGGCGCACGTGATCAGTCACGAAGAAGCGTTCTATGTCCTCTCCGGTCGACTGCGGTTCACCATCGACGGCGAGGCCGCCGAACTCGGAGCCGGTGACGCGGCGGTGGCTCCAGCAGGCTCCGCGCTAGCGGTGGCCAATCCGACCGACGAGCCGGCACACATGTGGGTGACTACACGTGTCGGCCTCAGTGCCGAGCTCGCCGACGGCAGTACCCTCACGCCGCCTTGGGCCAACTAG
- a CDS encoding SDR family oxidoreductase, with product MKRFEGKTAIVTGASRGIGLGIAQRLVEDGANVVITARKQEALDAAVEALGGPDRALAVAGRADDVDHQAETVKRAIDVFGSADLLVNNTGINPVFGPMVELPLDAARKIVEVNCLAALSWVQQAYHGWMKEHGGAVVNVASVAGVKPAPGIGFYGSSKAMLIHITQELAVELGPGVRVNAVAPAVVKTKFASALYEGREDEVAAAYPLNRLGVPEDIGSVVAFLLSADASWLTGQLLVVDGGLTLTGGV from the coding sequence ATGAAGAGGTTCGAAGGCAAAACCGCGATCGTCACCGGCGCCAGCCGGGGCATCGGGCTGGGCATCGCGCAGCGACTGGTCGAGGACGGCGCGAACGTCGTGATCACCGCACGCAAGCAGGAGGCCCTCGACGCAGCCGTCGAAGCGCTCGGCGGCCCGGACCGGGCGCTGGCGGTTGCCGGCCGCGCCGACGATGTCGACCATCAGGCCGAGACCGTCAAGCGCGCGATCGACGTCTTCGGCAGCGCCGACCTCCTGGTCAACAACACCGGCATCAACCCGGTCTTCGGCCCGATGGTCGAGCTGCCGCTCGATGCCGCTCGCAAGATAGTCGAGGTCAACTGCCTGGCCGCGCTGTCCTGGGTGCAACAGGCCTACCACGGGTGGATGAAGGAACACGGCGGCGCGGTCGTGAACGTCGCGTCGGTGGCAGGCGTCAAACCCGCCCCCGGCATCGGGTTCTACGGCTCGAGCAAGGCGATGCTCATCCACATCACGCAGGAACTCGCCGTCGAACTCGGCCCCGGTGTGCGAGTCAACGCCGTCGCGCCCGCTGTCGTGAAGACCAAGTTCGCCAGCGCGCTTTACGAGGGCAGGGAAGACGAAGTCGCTGCGGCGTACCCGCTCAATCGGCTGGGCGTACCCGAGGATATCGGTAGCGTCGTCGCATTCCTGCTCTCCGCGGATGCGAGCTGGCTGACCGGCCAGCTGCTGGTGGTAGACGGTGGGCTCACCCTGACCGGCGGGGTGTGA
- a CDS encoding peptidoglycan-binding domain-containing protein, with translation MALRRFIAAATLTTAVLAAAAGPAVAEPASPGADPASRSAGCAYTSAQPTIQRGSTGDAVRQAQCLLGVTVDGVFGSETETAVVHVQSAFGLKVDGIVGPQTWAALYAL, from the coding sequence ATGGCTCTTCGTCGCTTCATCGCCGCCGCCACCCTCACCACCGCCGTGCTGGCCGCCGCAGCCGGGCCCGCCGTTGCCGAACCCGCCTCCCCCGGCGCTGATCCTGCCTCCCGCAGCGCGGGCTGCGCGTACACCAGCGCGCAGCCGACCATCCAGCGCGGCAGCACCGGTGACGCGGTCCGCCAGGCACAGTGCCTGCTCGGCGTCACGGTGGACGGCGTTTTCGGGTCGGAGACCGAGACCGCCGTGGTGCACGTCCAAAGTGCGTTCGGCCTGAAGGTGGACGGCATCGTCGGCCCGCAGACCTGGGCCGCGCTGTACGCCCTCTGA
- a CDS encoding rhodanese-like domain-containing protein, translating into MSERTAATGAEEMVEQARVQLDRVTPEQAAVLQADGALVVDIRPYANRLAEGEIAGAVVVERIVLEWRLDPVGEHRLPSIDAATPVVIMCNEGYASSLAAADALRLGLRHVTDLVGGFRAWKAAGLPVVPGGTPAVP; encoded by the coding sequence ATGAGCGAGCGAACAGCGGCCACCGGTGCCGAGGAGATGGTCGAGCAGGCCCGCGTGCAACTGGATCGGGTCACCCCGGAGCAAGCGGCGGTGTTGCAGGCCGACGGGGCGCTGGTGGTGGACATCCGGCCGTATGCGAACCGGCTCGCCGAGGGCGAGATCGCCGGTGCGGTGGTGGTCGAGCGAATCGTGCTGGAATGGCGCCTCGATCCGGTCGGCGAACACCGGCTCCCGAGCATCGACGCAGCCACTCCGGTGGTGATCATGTGCAATGAAGGCTACGCGTCCAGTCTCGCCGCGGCCGACGCACTCCGTCTCGGGTTGCGTCATGTCACCGACCTCGTCGGAGGCTTCCGAGCGTGGAAGGCAGCCGGGTTGCCGGTGGTACCGGGAGGCACGCCGGCGGTGCCGTAG
- the fabG gene encoding 3-oxoacyl-ACP reductase FabG, with protein MNNETQRIAIVTGAGRGIGAAVARRLASDGMAVAVLDLDESAGKAIADQIESAGGRALAVGADVADEAAVTQCVDRVVTELGPPTVLVNNAGITRDNLLFKMTTGDWDAVMNVHLRGSFLLSRAAQTHMIDQKWGRIVNLSSTSALGNRGQANYAAAKAGLQGFTKTLAIELGKYGVTANAIAPGFIETEMTAATAERMGIPFDDFTKAIAAQTPVARTGTPDDIAHAVSFLVSEGAGFVSGQVIYVAGGPRN; from the coding sequence ATGAACAACGAGACCCAGCGGATCGCCATCGTCACCGGCGCGGGGCGAGGCATCGGAGCCGCCGTGGCCCGACGCCTCGCGAGCGACGGCATGGCAGTGGCGGTGCTCGATCTCGACGAAAGTGCCGGTAAGGCAATCGCTGACCAGATCGAGTCGGCGGGTGGACGCGCGCTCGCGGTCGGTGCCGATGTTGCCGACGAAGCCGCGGTGACACAGTGCGTCGACCGTGTCGTCACCGAACTCGGCCCCCCGACCGTGCTGGTCAACAACGCCGGGATCACCCGCGACAACCTGCTGTTCAAGATGACCACCGGCGACTGGGACGCCGTCATGAACGTGCACCTGCGCGGTTCGTTTCTCCTCTCCCGCGCCGCGCAAACACACATGATCGACCAGAAGTGGGGCCGCATCGTCAACCTCTCCAGCACATCGGCGCTGGGCAACCGCGGTCAAGCGAACTACGCAGCGGCCAAGGCCGGATTGCAGGGATTCACCAAGACCCTCGCGATCGAACTCGGCAAGTACGGGGTCACCGCGAACGCCATCGCCCCTGGCTTCATCGAGACGGAGATGACCGCCGCGACCGCCGAGCGCATGGGCATCCCCTTCGACGACTTCACGAAAGCGATCGCGGCGCAGACTCCGGTGGCCCGAACCGGCACCCCTGACGACATCGCCCACGCCGTCTCGTTCCTGGTGAGCGAAGGTGCGGGATTCGTTTCCGGCCAGGTGATCTACGTCGCCGGCGGACCTCGGAATTGA